From the Methanobacterium sp. Maddingley MBC34 genome, the window CCAACCAGACTCCCATCTGGTAACATAAAGTACTTTCAATATTATTTAATATTAACCTATTATCCAATAATATCTTCAACTATTTAAATGTATCGGGAAAAACGTCTACAGTTATACATAAAATACTAATTGTATACTAAAAACATTCAATCGTTACTTGAAGAATATAAATTTCAGGTTTATAATAAAAAAGCCCATTAAAGAGGTGCAAAAACATCCATTTACCTATATTTAGAGATGACTAAAAATTTAATAGATACAACTTAAAGAATATTAAATGATAATATGAAAGACCATATAACAAGATCATCAGAAGTTCTAAAGATAAAAAAGGAAATAATTCCCATTTTAGAACGTTACGGCATTAAAAAAGCCGGATTATTTGGTTCAGTAGTTAGAGGGGAGCTCAAGGAAGATAGTGATCTTGACATTCTGGTTCAAATTGAAGGAGAAGTGAG encodes:
- a CDS encoding putative nucleotidyltransferase (PFAM: Nucleotidyltransferase domain); the encoded protein is MKDHITRSSEVLKIKKEIIPILERYGIKKAGLFGSVVRGELKEDSDLDILVQIEGEVSLLDFVGLKLDLEDRLGRKVDLVEYSTIKPLLRESILKKQVAIL